The following proteins are encoded in a genomic region of Phragmites australis chromosome 9, lpPhrAust1.1, whole genome shotgun sequence:
- the LOC133929700 gene encoding germin-like protein 5-1: MASALLLVVTAVALGAGNGAAFDPNPLQDFCVADTTSKVRVNGLPCKDPATVVPDDFFFAGVDKPGRTESRRYGFSALSVQIPGLNTLGASHARVDVAPGGVFPPHYHPRASETAVVLEGAVYFGFVTSYPENKLFAKVLHKGDVFAVPQGLVHFLYNNGTAPAALYATLSSQNPGLVLLGDTLFGSGLADDLLAKTFLTDRETVHKIGAKFRS; the protein is encoded by the exons ATGGCTAGCGCATTGCTGCTGGTGGTCACCGCCGTCGCTCTTGGCGCCGGCAATGGAGCTGCCTTCGACCCCAACCCTCTTCAGGACTTCTGCGTCGCCGACACGACATCCAAAG TGCGCGTGAACGGGCTGCCATGCAAGGACCCGGCGACCGTCGTCCCGGACGACTTCTTCTTCGCCGGCGTCGACAAGCCTGGCAGAACGGAGAGCCGTCGCTACGGATTCTCGGCGCTGTCCGTGCAGATCCCCGGGCTGAACACGCTCGGCGCCTCGCACGCGCGCGTCGACGTCGCGCCGGGTGGCGTCTTCCCGCCGCACTACCACCCGCGGGCATCGGAGACGGCCGTGGTGTTGGAGGGCGCCGTCTACTTCGGCTTCGTCACGTCGTACCCGGAGAACAAGCTCTTCGCCAAGGTGCTGCACAAGGGCGACGTCTTCGCCGTGCCGCAGGGGCTCGTCCACTTCCTCTACAACAACGGCACCGCGCCCGCCGCGCTGTACGCCACGTTGAGCAGCCAGAACCCCGGCCTGGTGCTCCTCGGCGACACGCTCTTCGGGTCCGGCCTCGCcgacgacctcctcgccaagacGTTCTTGACGGACAGAGAGACGGTCCACAAGATTGGGGCCAAGTTCCGGTCATAG